In the Thermococcus sp. genome, one interval contains:
- the psmB gene encoding archaeal proteasome endopeptidase complex subunit beta translates to MAEKLKGTTTVGIVCKDGVVLAADKRASLGNMVLSGNVTKVFQIDDHLALAGAGSVGDILSLVRLLRAEARLYRAKVGNEMSVRALATLTSNILHGSRFMPYFGWFLIAGYDEKPGLYSIDMAGGVTEDRFTAAGSGMEFAFAVLEDGYGEDMKLEEGIKLALKAIKIATRRDVFTGDGITLVTVTKDGYRELSKEEIGALLK, encoded by the coding sequence TTGGCTGAAAAGCTAAAGGGAACGACTACGGTCGGCATTGTATGTAAGGACGGCGTCGTCCTAGCGGCAGACAAGAGGGCATCACTCGGCAATATGGTGCTTTCAGGGAACGTCACAAAGGTATTCCAGATAGACGACCACTTGGCCTTGGCCGGTGCTGGAAGCGTTGGGGACATCCTCTCGCTCGTCAGGCTTCTGAGGGCCGAGGCTAGGCTGTACAGGGCCAAGGTCGGGAACGAGATGAGCGTGAGGGCCCTTGCTACGCTGACTTCTAACATCCTTCACGGCAGCAGGTTCATGCCGTACTTTGGGTGGTTTCTCATAGCGGGCTATGACGAGAAGCCCGGACTGTACTCGATAGACATGGCCGGCGGTGTTACCGAGGACAGGTTTACCGCCGCGGGATCGGGAATGGAGTTTGCCTTCGCGGTTCTTGAGGATGGCTATGGCGAAGACATGAAGCTTGAGGAGGGCATTAAGCTTGCCCTCAAGGCGATAAAGATAGCCACAAGGCGTGATGTTTTCACTGGGGATGGAATAACCCTGGTTACCGTGACGAAAGACGGTTACAGGGAGCTGAGCAAGGAGGAGATAGGGGCTCTTCTAAAGTGA